A single Rattus norvegicus strain BN/NHsdMcwi chromosome 5, GRCr8, whole genome shotgun sequence DNA region contains:
- the Srarp gene encoding steroid receptor-associated and regulated protein, protein MASSKDPRSFRASCEDSSVEASSGIQPACAHKAIPRAHITFVIDCATGKRVSLAAPAVPPQASRTNQGCVTPPMKTFVMFCGKTPLPGTQDVSLGLGPLDGAKDTLPPYGGLGAPDSLPTSLPGPQNDPKAKTGTTEKRLTREKVKHSLRALACLCGQVE, encoded by the exons ATGGCTTCCTCGAAGGACCCCAGGAGCTTTAGAGCCAGCTGTGAGGATTCTAGTGTGGAGGCGAGCTCTG GAATACAGCCAGCCTGCGCACACAAGGCCATCCCCAGAGCTCACATCACTTTCGTCATTGACTGTGCAACTGGGAAACGAGTCTCCCTGGCAGCACCCGCGGTGCCACCCCAAGCCTCAAGAACCAACCAGGGATGTGTCACCCCACCCATGAAGACCTTTGTTATGTTCTGTGGGAAAACACCACTGCCTGGGACTCAGGACGTTTCCCTCGGTCTCGGACCCCTTGATGGAGCCAAGGATACCTTGCCACCTTATGGAGGACTTGGGGCTCCAGATTCCCTCCCTACCAGCCTACCCGGTCCCCAGAATGATCCTAAAGCCAAGACAGGCACTACTGAAAAGCGTTTGACTCGGGAGAAGGTCAAGCACTCACTGAGGGCTCTGGCCTGTCTCTGCGGGCAGGTGGAGTAG